GGTGGTAAAGAAATATCCCGACGGGCTGCCGCCGGAGCTGAAGCTGACAAAGCGCCCCCCAGGATACGAAGACTATCTGCCCCATTTCCGCAAGGTGATAACAAAAGACGGCGACTGGTGGCCCGGAGAGTATCCCTTCAACGTGCCGGTGCATAACGCCTACCGCGCGATGCCTGATACGACAAACCCGGACCGTGAAAAAATAGACGGCGGGGTTTCATCCACATGGCCGCTCATAACCCGTACCGGCGTAAACTGGGCGAACGACTATCCCGGCAGGAAGTATGGCGAGGCGGGGATGTCGGTGAAGTACCTTGAAGACAAAAAGTTCCGCCGCGAGGCGGAGCGTCGGGCGATGGCAGAGACTCTCGCTTTCATATTCTATATGCAGACGGAACTCGGACTGGAGGACTGGTCGGTGGACGACCGGCAGGGGTACGGCAAGTACTTCAGCAACAACTGGCAGGAGTGGAAGGAGATGCCAGACGAATTTTCCTCCGTGCTGATACATTTCCCCCCCTTCCCCTATGTGCGCGAGAGCCGCCGCATTGTCGGCGTCACGACGATGACGGTCAAGGATGTGGAGCGCGACCGGGTGCTGAGGCGCATGCTCAAGACGAATCCGGACAGTATCGCGCTCGGCGAGTACCCGACCGATATCCACGGCCTGCGTGAGCCACAGTATCTTGACAGGGACCTCGGCGAGCGAGCGGATGAGATACCGGCCGACAGCGAATGGAAGGGCGGCCTTTTTCAGATACCGCTGGGAGTGCTTGTCCCCGAAAAGGTGGACGGACTGCTGGCCGCGGAGAAAAACATCTCCGTATCGCGCATCGTCAACGGCTCGACGCGCCTGCAGCCGGTCACAATGCTGACGGGGCAGGCCGCCGGCGCGCTCGCCGCGGAGTCGGTCAGGCAAAATACCGCGCCGCGCAAGGTGCGCCCGCTCGACGTCCAGTGGCGGCTCCTGGGGGCGAAGGACAAACTCTCCCTCTTCAATTTTGACGACGTGCCGGTGGAATCGCTCTGGTGGCGCGGCGTTGAGCTTTCGGTGATATATGATTACATGGACCCCGCCTCGGAAACGATATATGGCGTGGATCAGGAGATGCACTGGCTGGAGGTGCGCGACGCCTTCCGCCGCGCCTTCGGACGGCTGGAGTTCCCGGCGCGCGAATATGAGGCGACGGTGACCCTTGACGAATTCAGCGGTTGGCTCCGCGAGCTCTTCGGAGCGGACGCGGAGCGGTATAAAAGCGTCCTCGAGCGTTTCAGCGGCGGCGAAGTGATGAAAAAGGGGCAGCTTGCCGCCGCCGTCGCCGAGATCAAACTTCTTAAAGATTGAGGGTAATATTTTGGCACAGATAAAGATAGACGCGATCCTCATATCCATCCGCGACTCGGTCGCGACAGTGAACCGCTCCGTGAAGAGGGGCGAAGTGCTGGCCTACATGAACGGCGGCGACCTGATGGAGATAACCGCCGACGACGACATCCCCATATATCATAAGATAGCGCTGGTGTCCGTTCCAAAGGGAGCGCCCGTCTTCAAATATGGCGAAAAAATCGGCCGCGCGACGCGGGACATCCCCGCCGGGGCCCATGTACACAGCCACAACCTGACCGACATCGGAGAGGAGCGCTGAGATGAAGTTTCTCGGATACCGGCGGCCGGGCGGCCGTACAGGAGTGCGCAACCTCGTGGCGGTCATGCCCGGCGTGCTCTGCTCCTCGGCGGCGGCCCGGAAGATCGCCGACGCCGTCCCCGGCACGACCTTTCTCTACAACCATAACGGCTGCGGACAATCGCCGTCTGATACGGAACATACTCTGGAGATACTTTCCGGCCTTATCGCGAACGGCAACGTCTACGGCGCGCTCATCGTCGGCCTCGGCTGCGAGGCGACGCAGCGGGAGCTCTATCTGGCGGCGGTCTCGGCGAAGAGCGACAAACCGCTGCATTACATCTCCATCCATGAGGAGGGAGGCATAGGCGGAGCGGTCGCGGCTGGGATAAAAATTGCCGAAAAGCTTGTCGAAGAGGCGCGGAAGCTGAAGCGCGAAGAGATCGACATCTCGGAGCTGATCGTCGGCCTTGAGTGCGGCGGTTCGGACCCCACCTCGGGCATATCGGCCAACGTGGTGCTTGGCGACCTCTCCGACCGCCTCGTCGACCTGGGGGCGGCGGTCGTGATAAGCGAGACCTCCGAAGCGATCGGCGCGGAGAATATCCTGCTCGCGCGCGGCCGGACGCCGGAGATCGGCCGCCGCCTCTGCGAGATGACGGCACGGTGGGACCGTGACATAAAAGAACAGACCGGCGCCGACATCCGGCTGACTAACCCTACGCCTGGCAATATCGCCGCCGGGCTCACGACGCTTTCGGAAAAATCCCTCGGCTGCATACACAAGAGCGGCACGCGTCCCTTTGAGGGAGTGCTCGCCGCGGGGGAATACATAAAGGGGCGGGGCCTCTATTATATGGATACCACGGCCTACGACTGCGGATCGATAACCGCGAAAATCGCGGGCGGCGCTCAGTTGGTGGCCTTTACCACCGGGATGGGAAACCCCATCGGCAGCCCCGTCGCGCCGGTGATAAAGATCACCGGCAACCACGCCACCTTTGAAAAACACAACGACATGATAGATTTCGATACCTCAGCGAGCCTCAGCGGTGAAAAAAGCGTTGAAGAGCTTGGGGAGGAGCTGTTGGATTTCACGCTCTCGGTCTGCTGCGGCAGAGAGACCAAGGCTGAGATCAACGAGGCCGGAGTCGTTTTTGTAAATCAGCGCCACAGCTGCGGCTAGATGGGGCGTGCGTGCGCCTCCGGCAGCGCCGCCGGAGGCCGCGCCCATCCGACGCGGCGTTCGGCGGCTAGCGCTCCGCGTCGATCAGAAAATGTTTTCTGGCGTCGTTCATGAGCTGGCGTCCCATCACCGGTTCCAGCCCCTTCCAATTCTCTACGATCGCCCGGCGCAGCGGCAGCAGCTCCGCGTCGCTGTAGGTAAAGACCCGTATGCCGCTTTGCCTCATCCGCTTGAGGTTTCTTTTATTGTTATGCTTCGCCTGTTCAAAAGACTTCGCCGAGGCGCGCGCCACTTCGCCGTAGATCACCGCGATATCCCCCTCGCTGAGTCTGTCCCAGGTCTTGGCGCTCATGAGATAGGACTCCACCGCCTGTGAATAATTCAGCTGATACCAGTATTTCATGATGCCTTTAAGGTTAGCGAGGGCAGCTCCGGAGGATATTGAGGAGACGGCGTCGCACCTCCCCTCCTGCAGCGCGCGGGCCGTATCGGCGTATGGCATCGTGACGGTCCTGTATCCCTGTGCCTCGATCGCCGACTTATAGACGTGCATGGGCGGTATGCGCACGAGAAGCCCCTTGTCGGCTTTAGGGTCCAGAGGGGAGTTTATCGGCTTGACAGAGGCGATGCCGGTGAGTCCCTCCACATTGAATCCCAGCAGTTTGACGCCCAGCCGCGTGTTGTACTCATCCATCTTTTGAGAGAGCCAGCTGTCAAGCCTGACATTTCTCCGGACAACGTTGTGGTCGACGAAGGCATTGAGATAGACCAGCTCAAGGCGCGGGTCGAAATGGCTTGGAATGGAGATCAGCGCCATGTCGATCGCCCCGCGCATCAGGTCCTCGTATATGATCGTATAATCCCCGAGCAGATTGTCGGGGTAGACCTCTATGTTGACGCGCCCGCGCGTCCTCGTCCGAACGCCCTCGGCGATCTCCCTCATCAGCTTGGTGGCGCTGTGTTCCTCCGGGAACTGTCCCGCGAAGCGCAATGTGACCTCGGCGGCCGCGGAGGGAGATGAAATAAGCGCAAGCAACATTAAGGAACAGAGTATATTTTTCAGGCATCTCATAACTATATCACTCTTTCTTTTCGTGTTGCGGCGCTCCGAACGGTCCCCCGCAATATGTGATATCCCTTTTTCTCGCAATAGCGGCAAATTAAAGACGTACTTCGCCTTTATATCATATATACCTGCGTTATGCCAGAGTAATTAAAGGAAAAGCGCCTTCCCGGCGTTTGCCGCGCGTCGGCTGAACGGCGAACGAAGAAGAGCGCGTGGGCGGACGGCGAAAAGCCTCCGCGGCGTGCTGAAAGCGGAGGCTTTTTCGCTGACTCATTTACGGGCGGACGGCCGCCGTGAGGCGTCTATTTATCCTTGATCGAAAAATGCTTCCTTGCCTCTTTCATTAGCTGGGCGCCCATCGTGGGGTCGAGCTGCTTCCAGTTTTCCATCACCGCCCGGCGCAGCGGCAGCAGTTCGGCGTCTGTATAGGTAAAGACCTGCACGCCGTTTTTTCTCATCATCTCAAGGTTCTTCCTGTCGTTCTGCTGTGCCTGTTCGAATGATTTCGCGGATGCCTTGGCGACCTCGGCGTATATGGCCGCGAGGTCGTCCTCGCTGAGTTTGTCCCAGCTTTTCGCGCTCATGAGATACGATTCAGTCTCCTGCGAGTAGTTGAGCTGGTACCAGTATTTCATTATCCCCTTGAGCTCCGACAGCGCCGCGCCGGTCGATATCGAGGAGACCGCGTCGCAGGTGCCGTCCTGCAGAGAACGGGCTATATCGGAATAGGGCAGCGAGATCGTCCGGTAGCCCTGGGCCTCCGCCGCCGACTTATAGACGTTCATGAAGGGGACCCGAGCGAGCACACCCTTATTGATATTTGGATTCAGCGGCTCGCGCACCGGTTTCTTCGAGGCGATGCCGGTGAGCCCCTCGATATTAAAACCGAGGAACTTTACGCCAAGGCGCGTATTATACTCGTTCATCTTTTTTGAGAGCCAGCTTCCGGGCTTGAACTCCCTTTTTAGTACGTCGTAGTTGGCGAAGGCGTTCAGGTAAACGAGCTCCAGCCGCGGGTCAAACTGGCTGGGGACCGAGATGAGCGCCATATCCACCGCTCCGCGCATCAGGTCCTCATATATTATCGTATAATCGCCGAGCCTGTTGGCGGGAAAGACCTCTATCTCGACGCGCCCGCCGGTCTTCTCCCTCACTCCGTTTGCGATCTCGCGCATGGACTTTATCGCGCTGTGATCCTCAGGGAACTGTCCGGCAAAGCGCAGCTTCACCTCGGCGGCGTCGGAACAAGGGGCGAGAAACAGAAGCAGCATAAGAACACAGAGCGAATTTTTGA
The window above is part of the Cloacibacillus evryensis DSM 19522 genome. Proteins encoded here:
- a CDS encoding FAD-dependent oxidoreductase; translation: MLTFLIASLIFLLTMTSDNAFAADGLRFDVAVIGAGTGGSAAAIQAARMGMDVALIEESDWIGGQMTGAAVSTMDDVRRTRTGIYNEFITRVRDYYAMRNTPVNVCYWGSDTIAFEPWVGRKILTDMIKESGKVTLFLEARVLKVKTEKNRVVSAVIESGGEKTTVTAKVFIDATETGDFIPLTGARYRVGNSIAPKIDKESVIQDITYVAVVKKYPDGLPPELKLTKRPPGYEDYLPHFRKVITKDGDWWPGEYPFNVPVHNAYRAMPDTTNPDREKIDGGVSSTWPLITRTGVNWANDYPGRKYGEAGMSVKYLEDKKFRREAERRAMAETLAFIFYMQTELGLEDWSVDDRQGYGKYFSNNWQEWKEMPDEFSSVLIHFPPFPYVRESRRIVGVTTMTVKDVERDRVLRRMLKTNPDSIALGEYPTDIHGLREPQYLDRDLGERADEIPADSEWKGGLFQIPLGVLVPEKVDGLLAAEKNISVSRIVNGSTRLQPVTMLTGQAAGALAAESVRQNTAPRKVRPLDVQWRLLGAKDKLSLFNFDDVPVESLWWRGVELSVIYDYMDPASETIYGVDQEMHWLEVRDAFRRAFGRLEFPAREYEATVTLDEFSGWLRELFGADAERYKSVLERFSGGEVMKKGQLAAAVAEIKLLKD
- a CDS encoding UxaA family hydrolase, which encodes MAQIKIDAILISIRDSVATVNRSVKRGEVLAYMNGGDLMEITADDDIPIYHKIALVSVPKGAPVFKYGEKIGRATRDIPAGAHVHSHNLTDIGEER
- a CDS encoding UxaA family hydrolase; translated protein: MKFLGYRRPGGRTGVRNLVAVMPGVLCSSAAARKIADAVPGTTFLYNHNGCGQSPSDTEHTLEILSGLIANGNVYGALIVGLGCEATQRELYLAAVSAKSDKPLHYISIHEEGGIGGAVAAGIKIAEKLVEEARKLKREEIDISELIVGLECGGSDPTSGISANVVLGDLSDRLVDLGAAVVISETSEAIGAENILLARGRTPEIGRRLCEMTARWDRDIKEQTGADIRLTNPTPGNIAAGLTTLSEKSLGCIHKSGTRPFEGVLAAGEYIKGRGLYYMDTTAYDCGSITAKIAGGAQLVAFTTGMGNPIGSPVAPVIKITGNHATFEKHNDMIDFDTSASLSGEKSVEELGEELLDFTLSVCCGRETKAEINEAGVVFVNQRHSCG
- the dctP gene encoding TRAP transporter substrate-binding protein DctP encodes the protein MRCLKNILCSLMLLALISSPSAAAEVTLRFAGQFPEEHSATKLMREIAEGVRTRTRGRVNIEVYPDNLLGDYTIIYEDLMRGAIDMALISIPSHFDPRLELVYLNAFVDHNVVRRNVRLDSWLSQKMDEYNTRLGVKLLGFNVEGLTGIASVKPINSPLDPKADKGLLVRIPPMHVYKSAIEAQGYRTVTMPYADTARALQEGRCDAVSSISSGAALANLKGIMKYWYQLNYSQAVESYLMSAKTWDRLSEGDIAVIYGEVARASAKSFEQAKHNNKRNLKRMRQSGIRVFTYSDAELLPLRRAIVENWKGLEPVMGRQLMNDARKHFLIDAER
- the dctP gene encoding TRAP transporter substrate-binding protein DctP, whose amino-acid sequence is MKSFKNSLCVLMLLLFLAPCSDAAEVKLRFAGQFPEDHSAIKSMREIANGVREKTGGRVEIEVFPANRLGDYTIIYEDLMRGAVDMALISVPSQFDPRLELVYLNAFANYDVLKREFKPGSWLSKKMNEYNTRLGVKFLGFNIEGLTGIASKKPVREPLNPNINKGVLARVPFMNVYKSAAEAQGYRTISLPYSDIARSLQDGTCDAVSSISTGAALSELKGIMKYWYQLNYSQETESYLMSAKSWDKLSEDDLAAIYAEVAKASAKSFEQAQQNDRKNLEMMRKNGVQVFTYTDAELLPLRRAVMENWKQLDPTMGAQLMKEARKHFSIKDK